The genomic stretch AACCGGGTCAAGCCCCACACCGGGTTCACCGGCGAGATCGGCTCCGGCCTTCTCAAGATGATGACGATCGGAATGGGGAAGCAGCGGGGCGCCATCCAGGCCCACCGCGCGAACATCCGCCTGGGCTACGAGACGATGATCGTCGCCCTCGGTCGCGAGATGCTCCGCTCGGCCCGCATCGCCTTCGGCCTCGGGATCGTCGAGAACGGCTACGACGAGACGGCGCTGGTCGAGGCCTTCCGGCCGGGCGACCTCGAGGCGGGCGAGCGGGAGCTCCTCCGGAAGGCGAAGGCCTGGATGGCGAAGCTCCCGTTCGACGCGATCGACCTCCTGATCGTCGACGAGATCGGCAAGGAGATCTCGGGCACCGGGATGGACACCAACGTCATCGGGCGGCACGCCACGTTCTTCGAGCGGCCCTTCACGAGCCCGCAGGTCACGTTCATCGTGGCCTGTGACCTCACGCCGCATACGTACGGGAACGCCAACGGGATCGGGCTCGCCGACTTCACCACCCGGCGGCTGGCGGACAAGATCGACTGGCAGCCCACTTACGTGAACGCGCTCACCGCCTGCTCACCGCGCGGCCCCAAGCTGCCGCCGGTCCTCGACACCGCCCGCGACGCGATCGGCGTCGCGCTGGCCTGCCTCGGCCTCGAGCGGCCTGATGAGGCCCGGGTCGTGCGGATCAAGAACACGCTGCGACTCGGCGAGGTGGAGGTCTCCGAGGCCTTCCTGCCCGATCTGGCCGGGCGGACCGACCTGACCCGACTCGGCGATCCGGCGCCGCCCGCCTTCGACCCCGACGGCGCCCTCGCGCCCTTCTGAGCGAAGTCTCAGCCCGACCGGTGGGCGCCCTCGAGCGGGACGTATGCCATCACGCACGGCTCAGAGCCGACGACGCGGGTCGTATGCCCGTGTCCCGTGGTGTCTTCCACCAGGCGGGCGTCCCCCGGCCC from Candidatus Methylomirabilota bacterium encodes the following:
- a CDS encoding [Fe-S]-binding protein yields the protein MNLTGVPRASRLPRMVRVKQQFGGPMLHDVTGAVRAALASVALPVTPGQTVALTVGSRGVVNIDVITRATVEHLTGLGARPFIIPAMGSHGGATPEGQRAVLEHYGVTEAAMGCPIKATMDVVQVGEVLGLPIWLDRHAAEADWIGVINRVKPHTGFTGEIGSGLLKMMTIGMGKQRGAIQAHRANIRLGYETMIVALGREMLRSARIAFGLGIVENGYDETALVEAFRPGDLEAGERELLRKAKAWMAKLPFDAIDLLIVDEIGKEISGTGMDTNVIGRHATFFERPFTSPQVTFIVACDLTPHTYGNANGIGLADFTTRRLADKIDWQPTYVNALTACSPRGPKLPPVLDTARDAIGVALACLGLERPDEARVVRIKNTLRLGEVEVSEAFLPDLAGRTDLTRLGDPAPPAFDPDGALAPF